The Cyclobacteriaceae bacterium genome includes a region encoding these proteins:
- a CDS encoding carboxypeptidase-like regulatory domain-containing protein, whose translation MRLVIIVWLAFIVCFSAQGQNLTISAKVLDKETKEPLPFASVGIKGKPIGTITNLSGEFDFHFPEEYRSESFVISMLGYENYDVPASTLAGQKDIEILMLKSTTILNTVVISDSLQGGDILRIALRRIDQNYPDGPFLLDGFYRDLKKVGGTYVSLLEAAIKIYDDNYQQPRNKSKLRERVSLQEVRRSLGYSNKFTTYFDQDNLLEVLLLNNDVRYRLFPEEEFFFSNLHRETDSYYNGHEIFVVSHMNEFKLKLYIDKKSFGIIRVEYENNIPEDLGKKRGLIRRFESIKRIVDFKYFEGKFFLNYLTIDYKLNWYDPESNKLKFETELQQQLLINHVYAEPEEKIAITQRMRSYGLQYQDQPYNKKFWDNYNVIKESPLDKKIVTDLEREGPLERQFEKK comes from the coding sequence ACAGGGTCAGAATCTGACGATCTCTGCTAAAGTTCTGGATAAAGAAACCAAAGAGCCCCTTCCCTTTGCATCGGTAGGAATTAAAGGCAAGCCGATTGGTACCATCACCAATTTATCCGGTGAGTTCGATTTTCACTTCCCGGAGGAATACCGCAGCGAGTCCTTTGTCATCAGCATGCTCGGCTATGAAAATTATGACGTGCCTGCATCAACACTGGCAGGCCAAAAAGATATTGAGATCCTGATGCTGAAGTCTACAACTATCCTGAATACGGTGGTGATCTCTGATTCATTGCAGGGTGGAGATATCTTACGGATTGCATTGAGAAGAATTGATCAGAACTATCCCGATGGTCCGTTTCTGCTGGATGGATTCTATCGTGATCTTAAAAAAGTCGGAGGCACGTATGTTTCTCTTCTCGAAGCCGCCATCAAGATCTATGATGATAACTACCAGCAGCCAAGAAATAAATCAAAATTACGCGAGAGGGTCTCATTACAGGAAGTGAGAAGAAGCTTAGGCTACTCCAATAAATTCACAACCTATTTCGATCAGGATAATCTGCTGGAAGTTCTCTTGCTCAACAACGACGTTCGCTATCGTCTCTTTCCTGAAGAAGAATTCTTTTTCAGCAACCTCCACCGTGAGACCGACTCTTATTACAACGGCCATGAGATTTTTGTAGTGTCACACATGAATGAATTCAAACTGAAGCTCTACATCGACAAAAAGAGTTTCGGGATCATTCGCGTTGAGTATGAAAACAATATCCCGGAAGACCTTGGCAAGAAAAGAGGATTGATCAGAAGATTCGAAAGCATCAAAAGAATTGTTGACTTCAAGTATTTCGAAGGAAAGTTTTTTCTCAACTACCTGACCATCGATTATAAATTGAATTGGTATGATCCTGAATCAAACAAACTTAAGTTCGAAACAGAGCTTCAGCAACAGCTTCTGATCAATCATGTCTATGCAGAACCTGAAGAAAAAATTGCCATCACACAAAGGATGAGAAGCTACGGCCTTCAGTATCAGGATCAGCCTTACAATAAAAAATTCTGGGACAACTATAACGTCATCAAGGAAAGCCCTCTCGATAAAAAGATCGTTACCGATCTTGAGAGAGAAGGACCGCTTGAAAGACAGTTCGAAAAAAAGTAG
- a CDS encoding D-glycero-beta-D-manno-heptose-7-phosphate kinase: protein MQSWPDIFSGFNNLNVLIIGDVMVDAYTWGAVERISPEAPVPIINVVKRDYRLGGAANVGLNILALGAKPILCSLIGDDDNGKKLLDLLDEKGMSKEGIVKSSTRPTTVKTRVIAAHQHVVRIDEESDAVATDKEEAALLERINKLIVNCQVVIFEDYDKGVITPKMIDAVVKLAKSKNIPTVVDPKKRNFLHYNNVTLFKPNLKELREGLKVDIDAREESSIHHAVEQVRKKLGVEGVMLTLSEHGVFIVYKDQTLKLKAHKRSIADVSGAGDTVISIAALCVALQLSPEKIAALSNLGGGLVCQQEGVVPIDKEELLREASGL, encoded by the coding sequence ATGCAGTCGTGGCCTGATATCTTTTCCGGTTTTAATAATCTTAATGTCCTCATCATAGGTGACGTGATGGTGGATGCCTATACCTGGGGTGCTGTGGAGAGAATTTCTCCGGAGGCTCCTGTTCCTATTATTAATGTTGTAAAGAGAGACTATCGTCTGGGTGGTGCAGCGAATGTTGGTCTGAACATCCTTGCCCTGGGTGCAAAGCCAATTCTTTGTTCGTTGATCGGTGATGACGACAATGGAAAAAAGCTTCTGGATCTGCTGGATGAGAAGGGAATGAGCAAGGAAGGAATTGTGAAGAGCTCAACCCGTCCGACTACAGTAAAGACCAGAGTGATTGCTGCTCATCAGCATGTTGTAAGAATTGATGAAGAGTCGGATGCCGTTGCTACCGATAAAGAAGAGGCTGCACTGCTTGAAAGAATCAATAAGCTGATCGTGAACTGTCAGGTAGTCATCTTTGAAGACTACGACAAAGGCGTGATCACTCCGAAAATGATTGATGCTGTTGTGAAGCTGGCGAAGTCAAAGAACATTCCAACAGTCGTAGACCCCAAGAAGAGAAACTTCCTGCATTATAATAATGTCACATTGTTCAAACCGAATCTCAAAGAACTTCGCGAGGGATTGAAAGTTGATATTGATGCCAGAGAAGAATCATCCATTCATCATGCAGTGGAGCAGGTCAGGAAGAAGCTTGGAGTTGAGGGCGTGATGCTTACGTTATCAGAGCATGGTGTTTTCATAGTTTATAAAGATCAGACGCTAAAGCTTAAGGCTCATAAACGTTCTATTGCAGATGTCTCCGGGGCGGGAGATACCGTTATCAGTATTGCTGCACTCTGCGTTGCATTGCAATTAAGTCCTGAAAAGATTGCTGCACTTTCTAATCTCGGTGGGGGATTGGTTTGTCAGCAGGAGGGTGTAGTTCCGATTGATAAAGAGGAACTATTGCGCGAAGCTTCCGGGCTCTGA
- a CDS encoding pyridoxal phosphate-dependent aminotransferase has translation MNQLSRRIESIEESATLAMAAKAREYKSRGIDVINLSLGEPDFKTPLHICEAAKKAIDDGKYFAYPPVAGYQDLREAIAAKYQKENNVPYKAENIVVSNGAKQSIANVMFSLINPGDEVVVFSPYWVSYDAIVRLAEGVPVTVKGGIENDFKVTADQLEKAITSKTKAIIFSSPCNPTGSVFSKKELESIAQVVLKHQGLLIIADEIYEHINFSGDQLSIASLPGMFERTITVNGFAKGYAMTGWRVGYIAAPKWIADGANKMQGQLTSANSSISQRAAFAAITGDITPTNKMVEEYRKRRDIVYALLKDIPGVKANYPQGAFYFFPDVSFYFGKSDGQQTIKNGDDLCLYLLEKAHVSLVPGGAFGDPNCVRISYAASEKDLTEAMKRLKETLSGLKETRASHAVVA, from the coding sequence ATGAATCAACTTTCCCGCCGCATCGAATCCATTGAAGAATCAGCAACACTTGCCATGGCAGCCAAAGCCCGGGAGTATAAATCCAGAGGCATTGATGTTATCAACCTGAGTCTGGGTGAACCGGATTTTAAAACTCCGCTTCATATCTGTGAAGCAGCCAAGAAAGCAATTGATGATGGAAAGTATTTCGCCTATCCTCCGGTAGCGGGTTATCAGGATCTGCGTGAGGCCATCGCGGCCAAGTATCAGAAGGAAAATAATGTTCCTTATAAAGCAGAGAATATTGTCGTATCCAATGGAGCTAAACAATCCATTGCCAATGTCATGTTCTCACTGATCAATCCTGGTGATGAAGTGGTTGTATTCTCTCCTTACTGGGTAAGTTATGATGCTATTGTACGTTTGGCAGAAGGTGTACCGGTAACCGTAAAGGGAGGAATTGAAAATGATTTTAAGGTAACGGCTGACCAACTCGAAAAAGCAATCACTAGCAAAACGAAGGCTATCATTTTTTCATCGCCTTGTAATCCTACCGGTTCAGTTTTTTCAAAGAAGGAACTTGAGTCCATTGCCCAGGTGGTATTGAAGCATCAGGGACTTCTCATCATTGCCGATGAGATCTATGAACATATTAATTTCAGTGGTGATCAGTTGAGCATTGCTTCCCTTCCGGGGATGTTTGAGCGCACGATCACCGTCAATGGTTTTGCTAAGGGATATGCGATGACAGGATGGAGAGTGGGATACATCGCTGCTCCGAAGTGGATCGCTGATGGCGCCAACAAGATGCAGGGTCAGCTTACATCTGCTAACAGCTCTATCTCACAGCGCGCTGCCTTTGCAGCTATCACAGGCGACATCACACCAACCAATAAAATGGTAGAAGAGTATCGCAAGCGCAGAGATATTGTTTATGCTTTGCTGAAAGATATTCCGGGGGTGAAAGCAAATTATCCACAGGGAGCTTTTTACTTCTTCCCTGATGTAAGTTTCTATTTTGGAAAATCGGATGGACAACAAACCATTAAGAATGGTGATGATCTGTGCCTTTATCTTTTGGAGAAAGCACACGTGTCACTGGTTCCTGGTGGAGCTTTTGGTGACCCGAACTGTGTTCGCATATCGTATGCTGCTTCTGAAAAGGATCTGACTGAAGCCATGAAACGTTTAAAAGAGACACTTTCAGGATTAAAAGAAACGCGCGCATCACATGCAGTCGTGGCCTGA
- the recR gene encoding recombination protein RecR: MEYPSKLIEDAVNEIAKLPGIGKKTALRLVLHLVKENENKTLALTESLNKLRSNIKFCKTCHSISDSDECSICTSHRRDKTILCIVEESRDVMAIENTAQYRGVYHVLGGIISPMQGVGPSELTIDSLITRLSHPSVEIKEIILAISPTLEGDTTAFYLHRKLKEYPVKITSIARGIPMGGDLEYADEITLGRSITSRILFS, translated from the coding sequence TTGGAATATCCCTCAAAACTTATTGAAGATGCTGTTAATGAAATAGCCAAGCTGCCGGGCATTGGAAAGAAAACTGCCTTGCGCCTGGTGCTTCATCTTGTTAAAGAAAATGAGAACAAGACCTTGGCGCTGACAGAATCATTAAATAAGCTCAGATCCAACATCAAATTCTGCAAGACGTGTCATTCGATCTCGGATAGTGATGAATGCTCGATCTGCACCAGCCACCGCAGGGATAAAACTATTTTATGCATCGTGGAGGAAAGCCGTGATGTCATGGCCATTGAGAACACCGCTCAATACAGGGGTGTATATCATGTTTTAGGTGGAATCATTTCTCCTATGCAGGGAGTTGGCCCTTCGGAATTAACGATCGACTCACTGATCACCCGTCTGTCACATCCGTCAGTGGAAATCAAAGAGATCATTCTGGCCATCAGCCCGACACTGGAGGGAGATACAACGGCGTTTTATCTTCACCGGAAATTAAAAGAGTATCCGGTTAAGATCACATCCATCGCAAGAGGTATTCCCATGGGTGGAGATCTTGAGTATGCAGATGAAATTACCCTCGGTCGCAGCATTACCTCACGCATACTGTTCAGCTAA
- a CDS encoding ATP-dependent Clp protease adaptor ClpS, which yields MGKVVKPAYKEEKAVEVLEEEIDVKDLVVFNDDVNTFEHVINTLMRVCKHTAEQAEQCTMLIHYKGKCAVKTGLFEELKPMRDGICEAGIDAKIL from the coding sequence ATGGGAAAAGTTGTGAAGCCGGCATATAAAGAGGAGAAAGCAGTTGAGGTGCTGGAAGAAGAGATTGACGTTAAGGACCTTGTTGTCTTTAATGATGATGTCAATACCTTCGAACATGTGATCAATACGTTGATGAGAGTTTGCAAGCATACCGCAGAACAAGCGGAGCAATGCACAATGCTCATTCACTATAAAGGCAAGTGTGCAGTGAAGACAGGTTTGTTTGAAGAGCTCAAGCCTATGCGGGATGGGATTTGTGAAGCGGGGATCGATGCAAAGATTCTTTGA
- a CDS encoding sodium:solute symporter → MSPYLVLSIILVYFTALIIISIITSKGATTDTFFTANRQSPWYLVAFGMIGSSLSGITFVSVPGNVGKVGFSYFQVVLGYIVGYTVIMTILMPLYYRLNLVSIYTYLEQRFDKWAYRTGAFFFLLSRTMGSALRLCLSATVLQLFLFDAWNVPFYVTVAITIFLIWIYTFKGGIKTIVWTDAFQTIFLVSAVVISVYLISQRLGLSLGEMISTVSNSDYSKIFFFDDVNSTLFFPKQFLAGAFIAIAMTGLDQDLMQKNLTCKNLGEAQKNMFWLTVSIVIVNLLFLTLGALLYIYSNTKGLAIPEFTDELYPRLALNEFGLLAGIFFLLGIIASSYASADSALASLTTSFCIDFLDFKNKPEVVKKKQKNRVHLAFSLIFLVIILISKELNQRSLIDTVLLVAGYTYGPLLGLFVFGLYTSRQVKGIAVPVVCVIAPLISYWISSHSTQWFSGYKIGSEVLIMNGAITFALLWSISKKGLSDFKHA, encoded by the coding sequence ATGAGTCCATATCTCGTCCTTTCCATCATCCTGGTTTACTTCACGGCCCTTATTATTATATCTATCATTACCTCCAAAGGCGCCACTACAGATACATTTTTCACGGCCAACCGCCAATCTCCCTGGTATCTGGTCGCGTTTGGAATGATCGGCTCCTCCCTTTCGGGAATCACGTTTGTTTCCGTTCCCGGAAATGTCGGCAAGGTCGGCTTCTCCTATTTTCAGGTGGTGCTGGGATATATCGTTGGATATACCGTGATCATGACCATCCTGATGCCATTATATTATAGACTCAATCTTGTTTCCATCTATACTTACCTCGAACAACGCTTTGATAAGTGGGCTTACCGCACCGGCGCTTTCTTTTTCCTGCTTTCGCGAACGATGGGCTCAGCGTTACGACTCTGCCTTTCCGCTACCGTACTGCAACTATTCCTTTTCGATGCATGGAATGTTCCGTTCTACGTAACAGTTGCCATCACCATCTTCCTGATCTGGATCTATACATTTAAAGGTGGCATCAAAACCATTGTGTGGACCGATGCCTTTCAGACTATTTTTCTGGTGTCAGCCGTTGTGATCAGTGTCTACCTGATCTCCCAAAGACTTGGCTTGTCATTAGGTGAGATGATCTCAACCGTCAGCAACAGTGATTATTCAAAGATCTTTTTCTTTGATGATGTCAACAGCACCTTATTCTTTCCTAAACAGTTTCTGGCGGGAGCTTTCATTGCCATTGCCATGACAGGACTTGACCAGGATCTGATGCAAAAGAATCTTACCTGCAAAAATCTTGGCGAAGCACAGAAGAACATGTTCTGGCTTACCGTCTCCATTGTCATTGTGAATCTGTTATTCCTGACGCTCGGTGCGCTGCTTTACATTTACAGCAACACGAAAGGTCTTGCCATCCCTGAATTCACCGATGAATTGTATCCAAGACTTGCATTGAATGAATTCGGATTGCTGGCGGGTATATTCTTTCTGCTTGGAATTATTGCCTCCTCTTATGCGAGTGCCGATTCAGCACTTGCATCCCTGACAACGTCTTTCTGCATTGACTTTCTTGATTTTAAAAACAAGCCAGAAGTTGTCAAGAAGAAACAGAAGAACAGAGTGCATCTTGCCTTCTCGCTGATCTTCCTGGTCATCATTCTGATCTCAAAAGAACTCAACCAGCGATCACTGATCGATACCGTTCTATTGGTAGCAGGCTATACCTATGGTCCGTTGTTAGGATTGTTTGTATTCGGACTTTATACTTCACGCCAGGTGAAAGGCATTGCAGTACCGGTTGTGTGTGTCATTGCTCCGCTGATTTCCTATTGGATCAGCTCGCATTCCACTCAATGGTTTTCAGGATACAAGATCGGAAGTGAAGTGTTGATCATGAATGGTGCCATTACATTTGCACTGCTGTGGTCAATATCGAAGAAAGGCCTATCAGATTTTAAGCACGCCTGA
- a CDS encoding MGMT family protein, with product MATSKKTPKRHNFFEDVFEVAKLIPKGRVTSYGAIARYLGTGMSARMVGWAMNAAHSEKKVPAHRVVNSQGLLTGKHHFRPPSSMQKSLEKEGVKVVKDKVQDFENRLWDPAKELM from the coding sequence ATGGCGACCAGCAAAAAAACACCGAAGCGACATAATTTTTTTGAAGATGTTTTCGAAGTAGCGAAGCTTATTCCGAAAGGAAGAGTCACCAGCTATGGAGCGATTGCGCGATATCTCGGAACAGGAATGAGTGCACGCATGGTGGGATGGGCAATGAATGCCGCTCATTCAGAGAAGAAGGTTCCTGCTCATCGCGTCGTCAACAGTCAGGGATTACTGACGGGTAAGCATCACTTCCGGCCACCAAGCTCTATGCAGAAGAGTCTTGAAAAAGAAGGAGTAAAGGTTGTCAAAGACAAAGTGCAGGACTTTGAAAACAGATTGTGGGATCCGGCGAAGGAACTGATGTGA
- a CDS encoding PadR family transcriptional regulator, with the protein MITKGLMAASTKPLILSILDGKKNYGYEIIQRIKEVSGGALQWSDGMLYPVLHKMESEGLIASEWQIIDDRKRKYYKLTVKGKKNLKEEKLAWIDVHNTLMRMWEMPEMKIENRLL; encoded by the coding sequence ATGATAACAAAAGGTCTTATGGCGGCTTCCACCAAGCCACTTATTCTTTCGATTCTTGATGGCAAGAAAAATTACGGTTACGAGATCATTCAACGGATCAAGGAAGTTTCGGGAGGTGCGCTTCAATGGTCGGACGGGATGCTATATCCTGTATTGCATAAAATGGAATCAGAAGGATTGATTGCTTCGGAGTGGCAGATAATCGATGACCGCAAACGGAAATACTATAAGTTAACGGTTAAGGGGAAAAAAAATCTTAAGGAAGAAAAACTTGCCTGGATTGACGTTCATAATACATTGATGCGGATGTGGGAAATGCCTGAAATGAAGATTGAAAACCGGCTGTTATGA
- a CDS encoding FtsX-like permease family protein — protein MNFELNQAIKEWRKRLQASGGVEDGEAEELVSHLLGRIDNLVNNGVSEEKAFLIATTEIGRVDELVVEHRIMHERTYLRVSRRILPPLLLNYLKVIFRGFAKNKSYNFINIIGLAVGLTCCLLISYYMLFEFSFDKQFKGYESIYRISNRSVSFDNVEHMDSGAPVPLGPALKEEFPEFKNTVRFWRAYLPTVKWKDNIFQERKFIFADSSAFRVFDFPFVKGNKHKAFASPNSVVISESTSIKYFGEDDPIGKVIEYNGYPSGKLSLTVTGVFKDLPVNTHFTFDFLASFDALVTRELINWGSFKPVWTYVVLNKGAQVSQIKEKFPAFINKHLLDRKEGVKEFEFILEPLTSLHLESAAERPMKPTGSLSLIRILGLTGILILLMSCVNFINHSLARALIRVKEVGIRKTMGAVRGQLVTHFAIEVAVAFACALIMSALLIITVLPSVQEMTGAPLLMEFIFNIHFVFIVIGIFMVFIILAGYLPSRGIAAYSIVNGLKKQISSKPGSLNLRNFLIFFQLLISSTLIISLLIIGDQLRFIRNIDKGVTVDGIVALPYSENLRVLEQRLLTMPEIKSIAYSQRLPVNSLNYDGRRVRIDGHADPFLVQSCFISSSFLEVYDIRLKAGRNIDSESKADSNKFVINETAMRSFGWTIDNTIGKKLTWSGAIEGEVIGVVNDYHLESIHEKIPPMVMLAATDWDLFMRNFISIKLHNANSKTLDMIRQYWVNLNPSEVFYVVSLSESFDKLHENDQKFGRVIFYFAVIAIIIAMMGAYSIAAYSAEAKRKEIGVRKLLGSGMISLMIKLSLPFFIISVLAAVLAAPMVIYFMNQWLSSFAYHTSINVLSFAAGISIVVIITLVAILKVTLGAAFTNPIRYLRDE, from the coding sequence ATGAATTTTGAATTGAATCAAGCCATCAAGGAATGGCGCAAAAGACTGCAAGCGAGTGGCGGAGTGGAGGATGGAGAAGCGGAAGAGCTTGTATCTCACCTACTGGGGCGCATAGATAATTTGGTAAATAATGGGGTTAGTGAAGAGAAGGCATTTCTGATCGCAACAACCGAAATCGGAAGAGTTGATGAGTTGGTTGTTGAGCATCGCATTATGCATGAGCGCACTTATCTCCGTGTCTCACGCAGGATTCTGCCTCCCCTTCTACTCAATTATCTGAAAGTGATTTTCCGTGGATTCGCTAAAAACAAATCATACAATTTCATTAATATCATCGGGCTGGCAGTTGGTTTAACTTGCTGTTTGCTTATTAGTTATTATATGTTGTTCGAGTTCTCATTCGACAAACAGTTTAAAGGATATGAATCGATCTACAGGATTTCCAACCGTTCCGTTTCGTTTGACAATGTCGAGCATATGGATTCTGGCGCACCTGTACCATTAGGTCCTGCATTGAAAGAAGAATTTCCAGAATTTAAAAACACAGTTAGATTCTGGAGAGCGTATTTGCCTACTGTCAAATGGAAAGACAACATTTTTCAGGAGCGCAAATTCATATTTGCGGACTCTTCAGCTTTCAGAGTGTTTGATTTCCCATTTGTGAAAGGCAACAAGCACAAGGCATTTGCAAGTCCTAACTCGGTAGTAATTTCCGAATCAACTTCAATAAAATATTTTGGAGAAGATGATCCGATAGGAAAGGTTATTGAGTACAATGGCTATCCTTCAGGAAAATTATCATTAACGGTAACGGGGGTATTTAAAGACTTACCTGTTAATACTCACTTCACTTTTGATTTTCTTGCCTCGTTCGATGCACTTGTAACCCGCGAATTGATCAACTGGGGATCATTCAAGCCCGTATGGACTTATGTAGTACTTAACAAAGGTGCACAGGTCTCCCAGATAAAGGAAAAATTTCCAGCCTTTATCAACAAGCATCTGCTGGATCGTAAAGAAGGTGTTAAAGAATTTGAGTTCATACTGGAGCCACTCACCTCCCTTCATCTTGAATCAGCGGCAGAGCGACCGATGAAGCCAACTGGGAGCCTTAGTTTGATTCGTATTCTCGGACTCACAGGAATTCTGATTCTATTAATGAGCTGCGTAAATTTTATTAATCATAGTCTTGCGAGGGCTCTGATCCGTGTAAAAGAAGTAGGTATCCGCAAAACGATGGGGGCGGTACGAGGACAGTTGGTTACTCATTTTGCTATAGAAGTAGCGGTTGCTTTTGCGTGTGCATTGATAATGTCGGCACTGCTGATTATTACCGTGCTGCCTTCTGTTCAGGAAATGACTGGCGCCCCATTGCTGATGGAGTTTATTTTCAATATCCATTTTGTGTTTATCGTGATAGGTATCTTTATGGTCTTCATCATTTTGGCAGGATATCTTCCTTCAAGGGGCATTGCTGCGTACTCAATTGTGAATGGCCTTAAAAAGCAGATTTCTTCAAAGCCAGGAAGTCTGAATTTGAGAAACTTCCTTATTTTTTTTCAGCTGCTAATTTCAAGCACGCTTATTATTTCCTTACTGATTATCGGAGATCAACTGCGATTTATCCGCAACATTGATAAAGGTGTAACGGTGGATGGCATTGTAGCACTGCCTTATTCCGAAAATCTTCGTGTGCTTGAGCAGCGACTATTGACTATGCCTGAAATAAAATCAATAGCATACTCGCAGCGGCTTCCGGTTAATTCTCTAAACTACGATGGTAGAAGGGTGAGGATTGATGGTCACGCCGATCCCTTCCTTGTTCAAAGCTGCTTTATCTCATCCTCATTTCTGGAAGTATATGATATTCGATTAAAGGCAGGACGCAACATCGATAGTGAATCAAAGGCAGATTCTAATAAATTCGTGATCAACGAAACAGCTATGAGGTCTTTCGGTTGGACCATTGATAACACTATTGGGAAAAAACTTACTTGGTCTGGAGCGATTGAGGGTGAAGTCATTGGAGTTGTAAATGATTATCATCTTGAATCCATCCATGAAAAAATACCTCCGATGGTGATGCTCGCCGCTACTGACTGGGATCTCTTCATGAGAAATTTTATTTCAATTAAGCTTCACAATGCTAATTCTAAGACACTGGATATGATTCGGCAATATTGGGTTAATCTCAATCCGTCAGAGGTTTTTTATGTAGTTTCACTTTCCGAGAGTTTTGACAAGCTTCATGAGAATGATCAGAAGTTCGGAAGGGTAATATTTTACTTCGCTGTGATTGCCATTATCATCGCAATGATGGGTGCATATTCCATTGCAGCATACTCAGCTGAAGCAAAGCGAAAAGAGATTGGTGTTCGCAAGCTGCTAGGCTCAGGCATGATCTCATTAATGATAAAACTCTCGTTGCCATTTTTCATCATATCGGTATTGGCTGCGGTACTGGCTGCACCGATGGTTATATATTTTATGAATCAGTGGCTTTCAAGTTTTGCTTATCACACTTCAATCAATGTGCTTTCTTTTGCAGCTGGCATATCGATCGTTGTGATCATCACACTGGTCGCCATTTTGAAGGTTACATTGGGTGCCGCATTTACAAATCCGATCCGGTATTTAAGAGATGAATAA
- a CDS encoding alpha/beta fold hydrolase, with amino-acid sequence MNKLIIGLICFASSCYAQMQTPSNDSVIGDWEGTIQQVGLKLVFHIKTENGLLQSSMDSPMQGAFKIPCSLTELKNGELLIELAALNAFYKGTLNISDQTISGSWNQGGAALPLVLTRKTEKIEIKRQTPLPPFSYSSREVEFTNSQKDVTYGATLTYPSQQRQNLTAIILVSGSGPQDRDGTIGSHKPFLVIADELSKKGFVVLRIDDRGVGKTTGASGKFTTKDLSNDLMEAVKYLRSLRDLSIAKIGLLGHSEGGIVTSEEAANDTGIAFVILLATPGIAIRDLLVEQNEAIMQQAGIKQETIDSYLQFYKDITSTIPKSKSPAEALTTTQRKFREWSRKAGKEITEASTGVTDSVTEKAFIKTVVGQFYSDWFRTLIDYEPKSVLKKIVCPVLALNGEKDVQVLAKSNLNGIRLSLKFNPKTEIKEISGLNHLFQTCKSCSPVEYFALEETFSPDVLNIITTWLEGVAN; translated from the coding sequence ATGAATAAACTCATTATTGGTCTCATTTGTTTCGCCTCGTCGTGCTATGCGCAGATGCAAACACCCTCTAACGATTCAGTCATCGGAGACTGGGAAGGCACAATTCAGCAAGTCGGTCTAAAGCTTGTCTTCCATATTAAAACAGAAAATGGATTGTTGCAATCAAGTATGGATAGCCCCATGCAAGGGGCTTTCAAGATCCCATGCTCTCTTACAGAATTAAAGAATGGCGAGTTGCTCATAGAATTAGCGGCACTTAATGCCTTTTACAAAGGAACCCTTAACATTTCTGACCAGACAATTTCAGGCTCCTGGAACCAGGGAGGTGCAGCACTGCCATTGGTACTAACAAGGAAAACGGAAAAAATAGAAATAAAGCGTCAAACTCCGTTACCGCCATTCAGTTACTCATCCAGAGAAGTTGAGTTTACCAATTCACAAAAGGATGTTACGTATGGGGCTACGTTAACGTATCCTAGTCAACAACGCCAGAATCTGACTGCCATAATACTTGTGAGTGGAAGTGGACCTCAAGACAGAGATGGTACTATTGGCTCACATAAACCTTTTCTGGTAATTGCAGATGAGCTTTCAAAAAAAGGGTTCGTGGTTTTAAGAATTGATGATAGAGGTGTTGGTAAAACCACTGGAGCATCAGGTAAATTCACAACAAAGGATCTTTCAAATGATTTGATGGAAGCTGTTAAGTACCTCAGAAGTTTAAGAGATTTATCGATCGCTAAAATCGGGCTATTGGGCCATAGCGAGGGGGGTATTGTTACATCAGAGGAAGCTGCAAATGATACCGGCATTGCCTTTGTTATACTGTTGGCAACCCCGGGCATTGCGATACGGGATTTATTGGTGGAACAAAATGAAGCAATTATGCAACAGGCTGGGATAAAACAGGAGACCATTGATTCATACCTGCAATTCTACAAGGATATCACCTCGACTATCCCCAAATCAAAGTCTCCCGCCGAGGCATTGACGACGACGCAACGTAAATTTCGCGAGTGGTCAAGAAAGGCTGGTAAGGAAATTACAGAAGCGTCAACTGGTGTGACCGATTCAGTTACTGAAAAGGCATTCATTAAAACAGTGGTCGGACAATTTTATAGTGATTGGTTCAGAACACTAATTGACTACGAACCTAAATCGGTGCTGAAAAAAATAGTTTGCCCTGTTCTGGCGCTTAATGGCGAAAAGGATGTTCAGGTATTGGCCAAGAGTAACCTAAACGGGATACGACTTTCGTTAAAATTCAATCCAAAAACTGAAATAAAGGAGATCTCAGGATTAAACCATCTTTTTCAAACTTGTAAATCCTGTTCCCCGGTTGAATATTTTGCATTAGAAGAAACATTTTCACCAGATGTTTTGAACATAATAACAACTTGGCTGGAGGGCGTCGCCAACTGA